From Brachionichthys hirsutus isolate HB-005 chromosome 2, CSIRO-AGI_Bhir_v1, whole genome shotgun sequence, one genomic window encodes:
- the jph2 gene encoding junctophilin-2 isoform X2: MSGGRFEFDDGGAYCGGWEGGKAHGHGICTGPKGQGEFSGSWNYGFEVVGVYTWPSGNTYEGYWSQGKRHGLGLEIKGHWTYKGEWTHGFKGRYGVRISAGSGAKYEGTWNNGLQDGYGTETYADGGTFQGQFTGGMRHGYGVRQSVPYGMAAVVRSPLRTSLTSLRSEHSNGIPVITAINASGEETPVATPTQLGPSRGGFALTLQVDPDAVKPKKKGLFRRSSLLGKLRRSDSNASLSSQKSKLSFLRAESALSSNASDTNSTISAGDDSLAGAEDFPPVEADIDATTTEAYMGEWKNDQRSGYGMSERSSGLKYEGEWLNNQRHGYGRTSFAEGGKEEGKYTNNLLVKATKKRAIQLKGTKIKHKVERAVEGSQRAAAIAKQKAEIATSRTAHSKVKAGGAEQAAQASNGESSIARLAAKELSPSFYQPGPEYLKKRVLAEVVEVSDNTDIVLHEPLLAEEEPLPTPPESPLINELDSLMPGSSPGRTPSPGPGIFSREEPNLLGPGIWNGDKTTKASTAPEGGGAPSGHSPTRTPSRQSSELEQGSDLEIKPLQKFESEVTPAASAPVRNSLITADEVEPRPTPELGPPPSKVKAQRAPPVSENNVESREVSRPCSKAEAKPLAKRQPGPVPAPQLEARPAAKADPKAEARLKAVVPSRASEGTPESLELEGPNTIMICMVILLNVGLAILFVHILS, translated from the exons ATGAGTGGAGGGCGCTTTGAGTTTGACGACGGCGGGGCTTATTGCGGCggctgggaggggggcaaaGCCCACGGTCACGGCATTTGCACCGGACCCAAAGGCCAGGGCGAGTTCTCCGGCTCCTGGAACTACGGCTTCGAGGTGGTGGGGGTTTACACCTGGCCCAGTGGAAACACGTACGAGGGCTACTGGTCACAGGGAAAGCGTCACGGTCTGGGACTGGAAATCAAAGGACACTGGACTTACAAAGGAGAATGGACTCATGGATTCAAAGGCAGATACGGAGTCCGGATTAGTGCTGGGAGCGGAGCCAAGTACGAAGGAACGTGGAACAACGGGCTCCAGGACGGCTACGGGACGGAGACGTACGCTGATGGAG GTACCTTCCAGGGCCAGTTCACCGGTGGGATGCGGCACGGCTACGGCGTCCGTCAGAGCGTCCCCTACGGCATGGCGGCAGTCGTCCGCTCTCCCCTTCGCACCTCCCTCACCTCCCTTCGCAGCGAGCACAGCAACGGCATCCCCGTCATCACCGCTATCAACGCCTCAGGGGAGGAGACGCCCGTCGCCACCCCCACCCAGCTGGGCCCGTCCCGTGGAGGCTTCGCCCTAACCCTGCAGGTGGACCCTGACGCCGTGAAACCCAAGAAGAAGGGCCTGTTCCGCCGGAGCTCCCTGCTGGGGAAGCTGAGGAGGTCGGATTCCAACGCCTCCCTGTCCAGCCAGAAGAGCAAGCTCAGCTTCCTGAGGGCGGAGTCGGCGCTCAGCTCCAACGCCAGCGACACCAACTCCACCATCAGCGCCGGCGACGACAGCCTGGCGGGAGCTGAAGACTTCCCCCCGGTGGAGGCCGACATCGACGCCACCACCACAGAGGCCTACATGGGCGAGTGGAAGAACGACCAGCGCTCGGGATACGGGATGAGCGAACGATCCAGCGGCCTGAAGTACGAGGGGGAGTGGCTGAACAACCAGAGGCACGGATACGGACGCACCTCCTTCGccgagggagggaaggaggagggcaAGTACACCAACAACCTGCTGGTGAAAGCCACGAAGAAGAGAGCGATCCAGCTGAAGGGAACCAAGATCAAACACAAGGTGGAGCGGGCCGTGGAGGGCTCCCAGAGGGCCGCCGCCATCGCCAAGCAGAAGGCGGAGATTGCTACGTCCAG GACAGCCCATTCAAAGGTGAAGGCGGGGGGCGCCGAGCAGGCCGCTCAGGCCTCCAACGGCGAGTCCAGCATCGCCAGACTAGCGGCCAAAGAGCTGTCGCCTTCCTTCTACCAGCCAG GACCCGAGTACCTGAAGAAGAGAGTCCTGGCGGAGGTCGTGGAGGTCAGCGACAACACGGACATCGTCTTACATGAGCCGCTGCTGGCTGAAGAAGAGCCCCTGCCCACGCCCCCTGAAAGTCCCCTCATAAATGAACTCGACAGCCTCATGCCCGGCTCGTCCCCAGGACGCACCCCGTCCCCAGGCCCAGGCATCTTCAGCAGGGAAGAGCCCAACCTCCTCGGCCCAGGGATCTGGAACGGAGACAAGACCACCAAAG CCTCCACCGCGCCTGAGGGCGGAGGGGCCCCCAGCGGCCACAGCCCCACTCGCACCCCCAGCCGTCAGAGCAGCGAGCTGGAACAGGGCTCCGACCTGGAGATCAAGCCCCTGCAGAAGTTTGAGTCTGAGGTCACCCCTGCTGCTTCTGCCCCCGTGAGGAATAGCCTCATCACTGCAGACGAAGTAGAACCGCGGCCCACCCCCGAGCTAGGCCCACCCCCGAGCAAGGTCAAAGCTCAACGAGCGCCTCCTGTCTCTGAGAACAACGTGGAATCCAGGGAGGTGAGCAGGCCGTGCAGCAAAGCTGAGGCAAAGCCATTAGCAAAGAGGCAACCCGGTCCGGTTCCTGCACCCCAGCTTGAAGCCAGACCAGCGGCAAAGGCGGATCCAAAAGCAGAAGCCAGACTGAAGGCCGTGGTGCCGAGCCGAGCCAGTGAGGGGACCCCAGAGTCTTTGGAACTGGAG GGTCCAAACACCATCATGATATGCATGGTCATCCTGCTCAACGTCGGCCTGGCCATTCTGTTCGTTCACATTTTATCATGA
- the jph2 gene encoding junctophilin-2 isoform X1, which yields MSGGRFEFDDGGAYCGGWEGGKAHGHGICTGPKGQGEFSGSWNYGFEVVGVYTWPSGNTYEGYWSQGKRHGLGLEIKGHWTYKGEWTHGFKGRYGVRISAGSGAKYEGTWNNGLQDGYGTETYADGGTFQGQFTGGMRHGYGVRQSVPYGMAAVVRSPLRTSLTSLRSEHSNGIPVITAINASGEETPVATPTQLGPSRGGFALTLQVDPDAVKPKKKGLFRRSSLLGKLRRSDSNASLSSQKSKLSFLRAESALSSNASDTNSTISAGDDSLAGAEDFPPVEADIDATTTEAYMGEWKNDQRSGYGMSERSSGLKYEGEWLNNQRHGYGRTSFAEGGKEEGKYTNNLLVKATKKRAIQLKGTKIKHKVERAVEGSQRAAAIAKQKAEIATSRTAHSKVKAGGAEQAAQASNGESSIARLAAKELSPSFYQPGPEYLKKRVLAEVVEVSDNTDIVLHEPLLAEEEPLPTPPESPLINELDSLMPGSSPGRTPSPGPGIFSREEPNLLGPGIWNGDKTTKGVGIKGGKPNSRPATPSTSVSAPASTAPEGGGAPSGHSPTRTPSRQSSELEQGSDLEIKPLQKFESEVTPAASAPVRNSLITADEVEPRPTPELGPPPSKVKAQRAPPVSENNVESREVSRPCSKAEAKPLAKRQPGPVPAPQLEARPAAKADPKAEARLKAVVPSRASEGTPESLELEGPNTIMICMVILLNVGLAILFVHILS from the exons ATGAGTGGAGGGCGCTTTGAGTTTGACGACGGCGGGGCTTATTGCGGCggctgggaggggggcaaaGCCCACGGTCACGGCATTTGCACCGGACCCAAAGGCCAGGGCGAGTTCTCCGGCTCCTGGAACTACGGCTTCGAGGTGGTGGGGGTTTACACCTGGCCCAGTGGAAACACGTACGAGGGCTACTGGTCACAGGGAAAGCGTCACGGTCTGGGACTGGAAATCAAAGGACACTGGACTTACAAAGGAGAATGGACTCATGGATTCAAAGGCAGATACGGAGTCCGGATTAGTGCTGGGAGCGGAGCCAAGTACGAAGGAACGTGGAACAACGGGCTCCAGGACGGCTACGGGACGGAGACGTACGCTGATGGAG GTACCTTCCAGGGCCAGTTCACCGGTGGGATGCGGCACGGCTACGGCGTCCGTCAGAGCGTCCCCTACGGCATGGCGGCAGTCGTCCGCTCTCCCCTTCGCACCTCCCTCACCTCCCTTCGCAGCGAGCACAGCAACGGCATCCCCGTCATCACCGCTATCAACGCCTCAGGGGAGGAGACGCCCGTCGCCACCCCCACCCAGCTGGGCCCGTCCCGTGGAGGCTTCGCCCTAACCCTGCAGGTGGACCCTGACGCCGTGAAACCCAAGAAGAAGGGCCTGTTCCGCCGGAGCTCCCTGCTGGGGAAGCTGAGGAGGTCGGATTCCAACGCCTCCCTGTCCAGCCAGAAGAGCAAGCTCAGCTTCCTGAGGGCGGAGTCGGCGCTCAGCTCCAACGCCAGCGACACCAACTCCACCATCAGCGCCGGCGACGACAGCCTGGCGGGAGCTGAAGACTTCCCCCCGGTGGAGGCCGACATCGACGCCACCACCACAGAGGCCTACATGGGCGAGTGGAAGAACGACCAGCGCTCGGGATACGGGATGAGCGAACGATCCAGCGGCCTGAAGTACGAGGGGGAGTGGCTGAACAACCAGAGGCACGGATACGGACGCACCTCCTTCGccgagggagggaaggaggagggcaAGTACACCAACAACCTGCTGGTGAAAGCCACGAAGAAGAGAGCGATCCAGCTGAAGGGAACCAAGATCAAACACAAGGTGGAGCGGGCCGTGGAGGGCTCCCAGAGGGCCGCCGCCATCGCCAAGCAGAAGGCGGAGATTGCTACGTCCAG GACAGCCCATTCAAAGGTGAAGGCGGGGGGCGCCGAGCAGGCCGCTCAGGCCTCCAACGGCGAGTCCAGCATCGCCAGACTAGCGGCCAAAGAGCTGTCGCCTTCCTTCTACCAGCCAG GACCCGAGTACCTGAAGAAGAGAGTCCTGGCGGAGGTCGTGGAGGTCAGCGACAACACGGACATCGTCTTACATGAGCCGCTGCTGGCTGAAGAAGAGCCCCTGCCCACGCCCCCTGAAAGTCCCCTCATAAATGAACTCGACAGCCTCATGCCCGGCTCGTCCCCAGGACGCACCCCGTCCCCAGGCCCAGGCATCTTCAGCAGGGAAGAGCCCAACCTCCTCGGCCCAGGGATCTGGAACGGAGACAAGACCACCAAAGGTGTCGGCATTAAGGGAGGCAAGCCAAATAGCCGCCCCGCTACCCCCTCAACCTCTGTTTCTGCCCCAGCCTCCACCGCGCCTGAGGGCGGAGGGGCCCCCAGCGGCCACAGCCCCACTCGCACCCCCAGCCGTCAGAGCAGCGAGCTGGAACAGGGCTCCGACCTGGAGATCAAGCCCCTGCAGAAGTTTGAGTCTGAGGTCACCCCTGCTGCTTCTGCCCCCGTGAGGAATAGCCTCATCACTGCAGACGAAGTAGAACCGCGGCCCACCCCCGAGCTAGGCCCACCCCCGAGCAAGGTCAAAGCTCAACGAGCGCCTCCTGTCTCTGAGAACAACGTGGAATCCAGGGAGGTGAGCAGGCCGTGCAGCAAAGCTGAGGCAAAGCCATTAGCAAAGAGGCAACCCGGTCCGGTTCCTGCACCCCAGCTTGAAGCCAGACCAGCGGCAAAGGCGGATCCAAAAGCAGAAGCCAGACTGAAGGCCGTGGTGCCGAGCCGAGCCAGTGAGGGGACCCCAGAGTCTTTGGAACTGGAG GGTCCAAACACCATCATGATATGCATGGTCATCCTGCTCAACGTCGGCCTGGCCATTCTGTTCGTTCACATTTTATCATGA